The sequence GAAAGGGTCTGAAAATTTTCAAACACCATCTTATGAGGGGTATCCACACCCACCTCCCCGTCATCACTTTCCAAAGTCTTGTTTCCCGTGAGGCTGTCATAGTCCCAATTCTTTTTGGTAATCCTTCCCCCAACCCCCTCATAATCGCTTCGCACTTCCTCCAGCAGAAAAACATAACGGCGGGGATTTTGAATGTCATCCGGGAAGGTTAACTGCCAGTTCCGACTGATTTCATGGTGTTTGGAAATGCCTCTTCCATCCCGCGGCTCAAAATAAAAATTTTGGCGATAAATCCGACCGGAGAGAGAAATTTCATCCCACGGTGTCGAGTTTGTGGCGTGGTAATCGGGAGACACCTCCTGCGCGGGGAGAGGAGAAGAGAGATCCGTTGGCATATGCTCCGGAACAACTAGAAGTTTGCCGATGAACCCGCCGTCCCACGCTTGATAATACCAGCGGTGTTCGATGTTGCCGAGAGGGTCTCGAATCTCCACAAAATTGAAACCGTTGAAAGCTCTTCCTGCGGGATTAAAATAATCAGGATAAAAATAACCGCCGGCGTAGCGGATGTCGGTTGTTTTTGTTTCGCTTCCCTCCTCTACGGTCTGTTTGGTAATCACGTGCAAGGGCAAAGACAAAAGAGCATTGATAAAATGCGAGGCGGGTGTGTATTCGATTTTTGTATTCACACCGAGCCCGTTGGACATTTCGCGAAGCAGATAAAGACCGGAGCCTTTATCGGGACGGAAGGAAGCCATGCTGAGGCCGCCGCCACCGGAGGGCACAATCCGGTCCAGATAGCCGTCCCCATCCATATCCATAAATCCCGGATAAAAACCGTTGTAATTGATGATGCCCGAAAGATTGGCCCACGCCGGGTCCCGCGCTTCCAAAAAATTGGCGGTTTCGAATTTCCATCCCCGGTTCCAATAAACCCGGATTGTCTTGGCGGAAGGGTTTCCCACAACACGGTCAGCAAGCCCGTCGCGGTTGATGTCAATGAGGTCTGCCGTCTCTCCCATCGCAGAATCCCCGTTGGGATCCGGCATAAAATAACCCGCCGTATCCCAGCCATGGCCGTTGTTGAGGTAGATGTAGAATCCGTAGCCAACGCCATAAAAATTATCAGCCCATACGCGGTCCGGCAGGCCGTCGCCATTCATGTCCCTTGAAAAAATTTTTCCGCGGTATTGAAGAGGGATGGGATCCGTCCAGTCCTCAACCTGATCCGAAAAACGGTCCCCAAGATTTTTGTAGACATGGAGAACTTGGTCCTCCCATCGAATGCGGTCCGGGAGGCCATCTCCCGTCACGTCTTGAAGCATGAGGGAAGAAGAATCCATGTAGCCGCAAAAGAAATCCCGATCAGGGTAGGAGGGACTGCAAAACGGGTCCGCCCATATTTTGGCCCACTTCCATTCGGAACCGGTATTGATAGAAATAATAAAACCGGAAACGGAACTCCCGTCACGCATGGGAATATCTTTTCCGATATACACGCGGTCCGGAAGCATATCACCGTTCATGTCCATGATGCGGGCGTGAAACCCAAAATAACTATCGTCTGCGACAACGGCGCCGTCCAGAGGCGATTGATCCCATTTGTCTGTCCAATCGGTTGCAACATTTTGTGGACCGTTTGGAGAGCCGTAATAAACACTGAATTTGTGGTTTCCCGGGCGGCCCACCACACGGTCCAGATAACCGTCTCCGTTCATGTCAAAGAACCCGTGCGTTTCATCATAGAGGCTCAGATCATCACCGGTCAGGGCAATCGTCGTCTGCATCTGTGTTCCCCAAGGATCGGACCGCGTTCCGAGATTGGAATAGTTAAAAGTTTTTTGGGGAAGTTGGATGGTCTCTGAACCCTTTGATGCTGTTACGTTAATGGCCTTCAGAATGGGAGCAAGGGTGTTGGAAATGTCGTCATAAACAAATTCATAGGTGCGAACGATTTGATTTTGGTCTTCAACGCGGATTTTTTCCAGATGCCGACCCGTTGCCATCGAAAACGAAACGGGGCGATATAGAGATAGAGAGGGAGAGGTTCCACCGCCGACATAATCAAACCGGATCTGAAATTGGGCGGCGGCATCAATGGCACCACTGCTGTTTTCATGCTTTGTGTAAAAAATGGATTCCAGAGTGACTTCACCGTAAGCTCCGATGCGAAGTCTCCTAATGTAATTAAATTGAATGATGTTGCCGTTCAGATCGCGGATTTCTTCAAGGTACCAGCGAAAAATTCTTGGCGAAACGAAGTTATCCTGCAGGCGGGCCGTTTCCACGCTTCCAT comes from Deltaproteobacteria bacterium and encodes:
- a CDS encoding VCBS repeat-containing protein, with product MRKIFLSIFVLVLALPSLSRADEPKAMEIGPSAPPVEGAGDSGANETSQNDYFTGAATHRIEIEVPEGRAGLTPKLVLEYNSHRRDAASLFGFGWDMNPGYIERSTQNNIDYNGRDFVFSAEGQRRPLVYSNRLAPNNCEEYNAKVETGDFIRYFYCGGPTGNHWIAYDKQGVRYTYGSVETARLQDNFVSPRIFRWYLEEIRDLNGNIIQFNYIRRLRIGAYGEVTLESIFYTKHENSSGAIDAAAQFQIRFDYVGGGTSPSLSLYRPVSFSMATGRHLEKIRVEDQNQIVRTYEFVYDDISNTLAPILKAINVTASKGSETIQLPQKTFNYSNLGTRSDPWGTQMQTTIALTGDDLSLYDETHGFFDMNGDGYLDRVVGRPGNHKFSVYYGSPNGPQNVATDWTDKWDQSPLDGAVVADDSYFGFHARIMDMNGDMLPDRVYIGKDIPMRDGSSVSGFIISINTGSEWKWAKIWADPFCSPSYPDRDFFCGYMDSSSLMLQDVTGDGLPDRIRWEDQVLHVYKNLGDRFSDQVEDWTDPIPLQYRGKIFSRDMNGDGLPDRVWADNFYGVGYGFYIYLNNGHGWDTAGYFMPDPNGDSAMGETADLIDINRDGLADRVVGNPSAKTIRVYWNRGWKFETANFLEARDPAWANLSGIINYNGFYPGFMDMDGDGYLDRIVPSGGGGLSMASFRPDKGSGLYLLREMSNGLGVNTKIEYTPASHFINALLSLPLHVITKQTVEEGSETKTTDIRYAGGYFYPDYFNPAGRAFNGFNFVEIRDPLGNIEHRWYYQAWDGGFIGKLLVVPEHMPTDLSSPLPAQEVSPDYHATNSTPWDEISLSGRIYRQNFYFEPRDGRGISKHHEISRNWQLTFPDDIQNPRRYVFLLEEVRSDYEGVGGRITKKNWDYDSLTGNKTLESDDGEVGVDTPHKMVFENFQTLSLPGFGTLTTSRAQTVTAKEGGSILRNRITKVFDPKGNLSSQTELLIDGAAQKNLTTSFTYDSYGNVLTRTNPLNRTTTYTYETVYNMYPQTETVTVSGKQFITRRSFDGTFGKIIYLDPPDRRIQNFFYDPIGR